The following coding sequences are from one Melanotaenia boesemani isolate fMelBoe1 chromosome 17, fMelBoe1.pri, whole genome shotgun sequence window:
- the LOC121628055 gene encoding uncharacterized protein LOC121628055, with product MSSISCSVRGCHNNWIKRRQQLKQQCFEHKVEMQECCGAAYNLHPPPKDEEHLRLWLKALNLKRPPKRPYVCSFHFVDGKPTDEHPYPEKWLGYDAPVKKPRRVLKRLPPDSGTSGGASNAVENCEDEDDIPTHCDGETQWEDLSVNDHSYSSKLLLQPKPSTSDKGTQCIEQVPLYITLLRNDNLSQLYTGLSLDAFKSVAEHLTKVYSGSFHLHPWDQLLMTLMKLRLNLLQGDLAERFSVSQTIISKIISCWIDLMEDNMRCYIPWLPRETIQATMPQSFKEHYPKTTCVIDCSETP from the exons ATGTCTAGCATATCATGTTCTGTGAGAGGATGCCACAACAACTGGATAAAGAGGAGACAGCAGTTGAAGCAACAGTGCTTTGAACATAAAGTGGAGATGCAGGAATGTTGTGGAGCAGCATACAACCTGCACCCCCCTCCCAAAGATGAGGAGCATTTAAGGCTGTGGCTAAAGGCGCTGAACCTGAAGAGACCACCCAAGCGACCATACGTTTGTTCGTTTCATTTCGTGGACGGCAAGCCGACGGATGAGCACCCTTATCCTGAGAAATGGCTCGGCTATGATGCTCCGGTGAAGAAGCCACGTCGGGTGTTGAAGAGGTTACCGCCGGATTCAG GTACATCAGGTGGTGCCAGCAACGCAGTAGAGAActgtgaggatgaggatgacaTACCTACACACTGTGATGGGGAAACACAGTGGGAAGATTTGTCTGTCAATGACCACAGCTATTCTTCAAAATTATTACTGCAACCAAAGCCCAGTACATCTGACAAAGGAACACAATGCATTGAGCAAGTTCCACTGTACATAACTTTACTGAGGAATGACAACCTTTCTCAGCTTTATACAGGGTTATCTTTGGATGCATTTAAGTCTGTTGCTGAGCACCTCACAAAAGTCTACAGCGGTAGCTTTCATTTACATCCGTGGGATCAGCTTCTGATGACCCTGATGAAGCTGCGTCTGAATTTATTGCAGGGTGACCTTGCTGAACGGTTTAGCGTCTCCCAAACCATTATAAGCAAGATTATCAGTTGCTGGATTGACCTCATGGAGGACAACATGAGGTGTTACATCCCATGGCTTCCCAGGGAAACAATTCAAGCAACAATGCCTCAGTCCTTCAAAGAACATTATCCAAAAACAACATGTGTGATTGACTGTTCAGAGACTCCC